One window from the genome of Pseudanabaena yagii GIHE-NHR1 encodes:
- a CDS encoding DUF7003 family protein: protein MESPQQILEFLDRRFNAIEMPCFGNMNIDYVSSRLLAFRDETRWMLLFNSITWCPAGQGLTTIVECVGNCVQGRQGFDSDRIFITGQIQYDELLDTYRVNVRNKSIPITELEIIAHPDLYADREFDIAIALLADYREELLASRDEYEKFIPEGLIEVLQLDEWHHPDWGCPPIQTESFPLIAEVLFTGNSDLYTPPQKSNTSWHFWFPK, encoded by the coding sequence ATGGAATCACCACAGCAAATTCTTGAATTTCTCGATCGCCGATTTAATGCGATTGAAATGCCTTGCTTTGGCAATATGAATATTGACTATGTTTCCTCAAGACTATTAGCTTTTCGTGATGAGACACGATGGATGCTTTTGTTTAACTCGATTACTTGGTGTCCTGCGGGACAAGGGTTAACGACGATAGTGGAATGTGTTGGTAATTGTGTGCAGGGCAGACAGGGCTTTGATAGCGATCGCATTTTTATCACTGGGCAAATTCAGTATGATGAATTACTGGATACTTATAGGGTGAATGTTCGCAATAAGTCTATTCCTATTACCGAGTTAGAAATTATTGCCCATCCTGATCTGTATGCAGATCGTGAGTTTGATATTGCGATCGCTCTATTAGCCGACTATCGCGAAGAGTTACTTGCCTCTAGAGATGAATATGAGAAATTCATTCCTGAAGGATTAATAGAAGTCTTACAGTTGGATGAATGGCATCATCCTGACTGGGGCTGTCCACCGATTCAAACAGAGAGCTTTCCATTAATTGCAGAAGTTCTCTTTACAGGTAATTCTGATTTGTATACACCACCCCAAAAATCTAATACTAGTTGGCATTTTTGGTTTCCCAAATAA
- a CDS encoding FHA domain-containing protein encodes MSETHVSHTLLITDARGSRKLALDGLKYTIGRDVNNNIQLYSRFVSRQHAVLLRVPGEGGKYSYRIIDGDLSGKPSVNGVIINHHMKVASSYDLRNGDVITLAPNVELTYLSTPN; translated from the coding sequence ATGAGCGAAACACACGTTAGTCACACGCTATTAATTACAGATGCGAGAGGTAGTAGAAAACTCGCACTTGATGGCTTAAAGTACACAATTGGGCGGGATGTGAATAATAATATTCAGCTTTATTCACGGTTTGTGTCCCGTCAACATGCTGTATTGCTTAGAGTCCCAGGGGAAGGGGGCAAATATTCTTATCGAATTATTGATGGGGATTTGTCTGGTAAGCCGAGTGTCAATGGTGTCATCATTAATCACCACATGAAAGTTGCGTCTTCCTATGATTTACGCAATGGAGATGTGATTACGCTTGCGCCCAATGTGGAATTAACCTATTTGAGTACTCCTAATTAA
- a CDS encoding CheR family methyltransferase — translation MISEPDSNPEENSFSNLSIESEQNQQEYFPIVGIGASAGGLEAFTQILQNLPSDTGMGFVLIQHLAPLHISQLSEILQRSTEMPVHQASEGMKIIPNSIYVIPPNTLMTLEQGILKLEPRRRVRGKYMVIDGFFSSLAADRGNLAIAVVLSGSNEDGTAGLGVIKSVGGITFAQDIISAEFPTMPMIAIASGYVDFVLSPAEIANEIVNISQSKNEIANMEIDDENASDETNDEVSSIFEESPESLTQIFIMLQKAMGVDFSHYKQGTVRRRISRRMGLINIQNLDQYVQYLQEYPHEVEKLYHDILINVTSFFRDSESFSALQQLVFPVICQNKSFDVPIRIWVVGCSTGEEAYSIAICLLEFFDNLPIRPPIQIFATDISEIAIEKARQGIYSQNVLTDVSPERLRRFFTPMQGSYQIGKSVRELCVFARQNLTSDPPFSRLDLISCRNMLIYLEPSLQKKIMPIFHYALNPDRFLMLGSSEGIGNATDLFAIIDKKYRIYQRKLTPPRMNFNFGKSTYTSEAGNLEDNSSLVDDINIEQLADQVVLNRYAPVGVTVDYNLEILKFRGQTSLFLEPAPGKASLNLLKMARSELKLELRSLIHSAKNQDIPVCKDGIEMQQNLLVKIDVIPLRINSDRFFLVLFESRPNPSLSTNFTIRSLTKSRKVRQTEAEIEVMRLTYELENTKEYLRSIIESQEATNQDLKVASEEFLSSNEELQSANEELETAKEEIQATNEELSTINDELRDRNIQLHTVNNDLQNLLSSVNIPILMLSGDLRIRRFTPMAEQLFNLISSDVGRPFSDIQTNIEVPHLIELVTSVIDTLIPYEQDVQDRGGHWFSLRIRPYRTTDDRIDGVVISLIDIDVLKRNALALESARNYAHTIIETLRQPLIVLNSELTVITANRAFYEIFQMNPAQVEQQSIFELGRGDWDMPKMRSLLNETLLMDISVHDYEVTQNFSQLGTRTMLLNACQIEQSDIGKMILIAIEDITEQKLQKQQMLTKNQELSEAIIASEVANRAKSRFLGNMSHELRTPLNAIMGFTQLLQLSPNLDTETKDFVEMIRQSGEYLLFLIQDLLDIARIEADKMEIEPNHLLFANFLQMTMEMVYKNAEAKNLTLITQFADDLPENIYADEHRLRQVLLNLLSNAIKFTSTGEIIFAVSKLPSANHRELIRFTITDTGIGIADSDLGRIFRPFEQLGETKVKNQGTGLGLAISQNLVRKMGGEIIVTSEVGVGSTFSFELDLAEPTT, via the coding sequence ATGATTTCTGAGCCAGACTCAAATCCAGAAGAAAATAGCTTCTCAAATCTATCGATAGAGTCTGAGCAAAATCAGCAGGAATATTTTCCAATAGTGGGGATTGGGGCATCTGCGGGGGGATTAGAAGCATTTACGCAAATCTTACAAAACTTGCCTAGTGATACAGGTATGGGATTTGTGCTAATTCAACATTTAGCACCTTTACATATCAGTCAGCTCAGTGAGATTTTGCAACGCTCTACAGAAATGCCTGTCCATCAAGCCAGTGAAGGAATGAAAATTATTCCTAACTCTATATATGTGATTCCGCCTAATACACTGATGACGCTGGAACAGGGCATTTTAAAGCTAGAACCTCGACGGCGAGTGCGGGGAAAATACATGGTGATTGATGGCTTTTTTAGTTCGCTTGCAGCAGATCGCGGTAATCTAGCGATCGCAGTTGTCCTATCAGGTAGTAATGAAGATGGCACAGCAGGTTTGGGGGTAATTAAGTCTGTAGGGGGCATTACCTTCGCGCAGGATATTATCTCAGCCGAATTTCCCACAATGCCAATGATTGCGATCGCTTCAGGCTATGTGGATTTTGTCCTCTCACCTGCGGAGATTGCCAATGAAATCGTCAACATCAGTCAGAGTAAAAATGAAATAGCAAATATGGAGATCGATGACGAGAATGCTTCGGATGAAACAAATGACGAAGTTTCGTCAATATTTGAGGAAAGTCCAGAATCTCTCACTCAAATATTTATAATGCTGCAAAAAGCGATGGGGGTAGACTTTAGCCATTACAAACAAGGCACGGTCAGAAGAAGAATTTCGAGGCGAATGGGTTTAATAAACATCCAAAATCTCGATCAATATGTCCAATATTTACAAGAGTATCCCCATGAAGTTGAGAAGCTATACCACGACATTTTGATTAATGTGACCAGCTTTTTTCGGGATTCAGAATCTTTTAGCGCACTCCAACAACTGGTATTTCCCGTAATTTGTCAAAATAAAAGCTTCGATGTACCAATTCGCATTTGGGTGGTGGGTTGCTCAACAGGTGAAGAAGCTTATTCCATTGCCATCTGTTTATTAGAATTTTTTGATAATCTACCTATAAGACCGCCAATTCAGATTTTTGCAACCGATATTAGCGAAATTGCGATCGAGAAAGCCCGTCAAGGAATTTATAGTCAAAATGTATTAACCGATGTGTCTCCAGAGAGATTACGACGCTTTTTTACACCAATGCAGGGAAGCTATCAAATTGGTAAATCTGTCAGAGAATTATGTGTATTTGCACGGCAGAATTTGACTAGCGATCCACCCTTTTCGCGGCTAGACTTGATCAGTTGTCGAAATATGCTGATTTATCTAGAGCCATCTCTGCAAAAGAAGATCATGCCAATATTTCACTATGCACTGAATCCCGATCGCTTTTTGATGTTGGGAAGTTCTGAGGGAATTGGCAATGCTACGGATCTGTTTGCAATCATTGATAAAAAATATCGTATTTATCAGCGTAAACTCACACCACCTCGCATGAACTTCAACTTTGGCAAAAGCACTTATACGAGCGAAGCAGGCAATTTGGAAGACAATTCTAGTTTAGTTGATGACATTAATATAGAACAATTAGCCGATCAAGTAGTTCTGAATCGCTATGCACCTGTGGGTGTGACAGTTGATTACAATTTGGAAATCTTGAAATTTCGTGGACAGACTAGTCTTTTTCTCGAACCTGCTCCAGGTAAAGCGAGTTTGAACTTATTAAAAATGGCGCGTTCGGAATTAAAGCTAGAATTGCGATCGCTGATTCATAGTGCTAAAAATCAGGACATTCCCGTTTGTAAGGATGGCATTGAGATGCAGCAAAACTTGCTGGTGAAGATCGATGTAATTCCCCTACGCATTAATAGCGATCGCTTCTTTTTAGTACTGTTCGAGAGTCGTCCTAATCCCTCTCTATCCACTAACTTCACGATCAGGTCTCTCACAAAATCTCGTAAAGTGCGGCAGACGGAGGCAGAAATTGAAGTCATGCGCCTCACCTACGAGTTAGAAAACACCAAGGAATATTTGCGATCAATCATTGAGTCTCAAGAGGCGACCAATCAAGATCTTAAGGTGGCTAGCGAAGAGTTTCTATCTAGTAATGAGGAATTGCAAAGTGCTAATGAGGAACTAGAAACTGCTAAGGAAGAAATTCAAGCCACGAATGAAGAACTAAGCACAATCAATGACGAGTTACGCGATCGCAATATTCAATTACATACAGTTAATAACGATTTACAAAATCTGCTGAGTAGTGTGAATATCCCGATTTTGATGCTGTCAGGCGACTTGCGGATTAGACGCTTTACACCCATGGCAGAACAGTTATTTAACCTGATTTCTAGTGATGTAGGACGACCCTTTAGCGATATTCAAACCAATATTGAGGTTCCCCACCTCATCGAACTAGTAACATCAGTAATTGATACCTTGATTCCCTATGAGCAGGATGTACAGGATCGTGGAGGTCATTGGTTTAGCCTCCGTATCCGTCCCTATCGCACTACTGATGATCGCATTGATGGAGTAGTCATTAGCTTAATAGATATTGATGTGCTCAAACGCAATGCACTCGCCCTAGAATCAGCCCGTAACTACGCTCATACAATCATTGAAACCTTACGCCAGCCCTTGATCGTACTCAACTCTGAGCTAACAGTAATTACGGCAAACCGCGCCTTTTATGAAATCTTCCAAATGAATCCTGCTCAAGTAGAGCAGCAATCAATTTTCGAGCTAGGACGAGGAGATTGGGATATGCCCAAAATGCGATCGCTCCTAAATGAAACATTGCTAATGGATATTTCCGTGCATGACTACGAAGTTACCCAAAACTTTTCGCAATTAGGCACGCGCACGATGTTGCTCAATGCTTGTCAGATCGAGCAAAGTGATATTGGCAAGATGATTTTAATTGCGATCGAAGACATCACCGAACAGAAACTCCAAAAGCAACAAATGCTTACCAAAAATCAGGAATTATCTGAGGCAATTATCGCTTCTGAGGTAGCCAATCGTGCCAAGAGTCGATTTCTAGGCAATATGAGTCATGAATTACGCACTCCCCTCAATGCGATCATGGGCTTTACCCAACTTCTCCAACTCAGTCCAAACCTAGATACCGAAACCAAGGACTTTGTAGAGATGATTCGACAATCTGGTGAGTATCTGCTGTTCTTAATTCAAGATCTGCTAGATATCGCCAGAATTGAAGCTGATAAAATGGAGATTGAGCCAAATCATTTATTGTTCGCCAATTTTTTACAAATGACAATGGAGATGGTTTACAAAAATGCCGAAGCAAAAAATCTGACCTTGATAACTCAATTTGCCGATGATCTTCCTGAAAATATCTATGCCGACGAACATCGCTTAAGACAAGTGCTGCTAAATTTATTGAGCAATGCGATTAAGTTTACATCCACTGGTGAAATTATCTTTGCTGTGAGCAAGTTGCCATCCGCCAATCACCGTGAGTTAATTAGATTTACGATCACTGATACGGGCATTGGGATTGCAGATTCTGATTTAGGAAGAATATTTCGACCTTTTGAGCAGCTTGGTGAAACAAAAGTAAAAAATCAAGGTACGGGCTTAGGCTTAGCGATTAGCCAAAATCTGGTCAGAAAAATGGGCGGCGAAATTATAGTTACAAGTGAGGTTGGGGTGGGCAGCACTTTTAGCTTTGAATTAGACTTAGCCGAACCAACTACTTAG
- the csaB gene encoding polysaccharide pyruvyl transferase CsaB: MRRAVLCGYYGMGNGGDEALLATLLQMLPQDIQPLILSASPKATETLHQVEASDRYSVFGLINAFKQSDLFIWGGGSLMQDATSARNPIYYGGLMGLAQGMGLQTVAWAQGVGPLKRGLSKWIAKRAFQGCHAVSVRDRHSAELLADWQITSIIAPDPVWALASTPMDIYGDIASPLVAVVLRSHPALTSCRLATITEALQNLQAQTNAYILLVPFQPSQDKAIAQAICDSLNDKFPKQSQIIIQKDPRKLKGIFRGVDLAIAMRLHGVIMAASEGCQCSAISYDPKVSYLMEDLGISGWELENLPDDAQSLTDVWIKDLENKDGAIVSRIDQLKQQALIHKKILS, translated from the coding sequence ATGCGACGTGCGGTGTTATGTGGATATTACGGGATGGGAAATGGTGGCGATGAGGCGTTGCTTGCCACCTTGCTACAAATGCTACCTCAGGATATCCAACCGCTTATTTTATCGGCTAGCCCAAAAGCTACCGAAACTTTACATCAGGTCGAGGCTAGCGATCGCTATTCGGTATTTGGATTGATTAATGCATTCAAGCAATCAGATTTATTTATTTGGGGTGGCGGCAGCTTGATGCAGGATGCCACCAGTGCCAGAAATCCCATTTACTATGGCGGTTTAATGGGCTTAGCGCAGGGGATGGGTTTGCAGACAGTCGCATGGGCGCAGGGAGTTGGTCCCTTGAAGCGTGGCTTAAGTAAATGGATTGCCAAACGTGCTTTTCAAGGATGTCATGCGGTATCGGTACGCGATCGCCACTCCGCCGAGTTACTAGCTGATTGGCAAATCACAAGCATTATTGCGCCCGATCCTGTCTGGGCATTGGCATCCACACCGATGGATATATATGGTGATATTGCTTCGCCTCTTGTGGCGGTAGTTTTGCGATCGCATCCTGCTTTAACATCTTGTCGCCTCGCCACGATTACAGAAGCCTTGCAAAATTTACAAGCGCAAACCAATGCTTATATTTTACTAGTTCCATTTCAGCCATCACAGGACAAGGCGATCGCTCAGGCAATTTGTGATTCTCTGAATGACAAGTTTCCCAAACAGAGTCAAATCATCATTCAAAAAGATCCGCGTAAACTGAAGGGGATTTTCCGAGGTGTGGATTTAGCGATCGCCATGCGTCTACATGGTGTGATAATGGCGGCTAGCGAAGGTTGTCAATGTTCAGCAATTAGCTATGATCCGAAGGTTTCCTATTTAATGGAAGATTTGGGAATTTCGGGTTGGGAGTTAGAGAATTTACCTGATGATGCTCAATCACTTACGGATGTTTGGATTAAGGATTTAGAGAATAAAGATGGAGCGATCGTGTCCCGTATTGATCAGTTAAAACAACAGGCTCTCATTCACAAAAAAATATTAAGTTAA